The Anastrepha ludens isolate Willacy chromosome 2, idAnaLude1.1, whole genome shotgun sequence genome contains a region encoding:
- the LOC128855215 gene encoding peritrophin-55 — protein sequence MRVFALTVTTLCLAVVAQGSVDYQLSCDRDEIGIRWPSYHSNSEYYMCTHVGGRQLKMSCGPGELFTFVLQACTTPGRFIPPPPAGILPLSSSFKQTSHAEKESVNDVKIPKPLYPIGDQPPVIVNSQSSPVSILEHLKPPSLEKPVSEPPHADQTDDEKSSNSKELEESVLPSLPGKPKPSKVLSTDITVPVPPTPEPTPPVVKKQPGKKPPPANNNNKSVETGKKPPTPPKKNKLEPNNNSKSIEPTKKSLTPPKKNKPMPPTQS from the exons ATGAgag TATTTGCACTGACCGTAACGACACTCTGCCTGGCAGTCGTGGCACAAGGCTCCGTCGACTATCAATTGTCATGCGATCGTGATGAGATCGGCATACGTTGGCCGAGTTACCACAGTAATTCAGAATATTACATGTGCACACATGTTGGAGGTAGGCAGCTCAAAATGAGCTGTGGTCCTGGTGAACTTTTCACTTTCGTACTACAAGCGTGCACCACACCCGGAAGGTTCATTCCACCACCACCAGCGGGAATTTTACCACTAAGCTCTTCATTTAAACAAACATCTCACGCGGAAAAGGAATCAGTTAATGATGTGAAGATACCAAAACCCTTGTATCCCATCGGTGATCAACCACCagtaattgtaaattcacaaagCTCACCAGTTTCGATTTTGGAACATCTGAAGCCACCAAGCCTAGAGAAACCCGTTAGCGAACCTCCACATGCGGACCAAACCGACGATGAGAAATCCAGCAATTCTAAAGAACTAGAAGAATCAGTGTTGCCATCGCTGCCCGGCAAACCTAAACCATCGAAGGTACTATCAACCGACATCACTGTACCAGTGCCACCCACTCCAGAACCTACACCTCCAGTCGTAAAGAAGCAACCCGGCAAGAAACCGCCGccagcaaataataataacaaatcaGTCGAAACCGGGAAGAAGCCACCAACACcgccaaagaaaaataaacttgAGCCAAATAATAATAGCAAATCAATTGAACCAACGAAGAAGTCACTGACGCCGCCAAAGAAAAATAAGCCAATGCCACCAACTCAGTCGTAG